The Myxococcales bacterium region CGAGGAGGAAGTCGTCGCAGATGCGGCGAGTGTCGGCCGCTTGCGCCGGGCCGTAGTCGCGGGCGACCAGCTCATGCAGCGAGAAGACCGCATCGTCGACCGACGTCGGGCCGAGGGGCTCTGCAAGAGGGGCGCTCTCGAGCAGCGTTTGCCCGTTGCCGGCGATGAGCCGGAAGCTCTTCTTCTCAGGTTCGAAGGCCCAGCGCGAACGGTTGACCTCTGACAGGATCGCGATATCGGCGCTCGAAAGGGCCTTCTGGACGGCGCTCACGACGGCGGACTTCTCGTGCCGCTGAAAGAGCGTGCTGATGGCGAGCGGCGTTCCGTTGCGCGCCTTGATGAAGAGCGACTGGTGTTCGCGATCGATCTCATCGATGACGAACGCGGCGGGGCTCAGCGCCGCTCGCAAGAGCGCCGACACACCCTCTTCGGCGGCAGCCTTGGTGTTGTAAGGCTTCTCTGGATAGAGGAACGCGACCTTGCCGCTCGCGGTCGTGGCTTCGAGGCGATACGTGTACTTGCCGGGGATGGTGTCGGCTTCAACGGTGATGACCGTCTGACGCGACGCGAGCTCCTGCGGCTCCACGCAGCGGGTTTGCGCCCGGGCGTCCTCGCTCCCGCGCGGCGGTCCGCAGCGAGTCCCACCCGCGACGGCGCCCTGGTCGGTGTCATCGTTCGAGGTGTTGCTCGCGCAGCCGGTGACGAGGGCGATAGCGGTGACGGCGGCGATGGAAAGGATCTCTAAGGTCTTCATCGGTGGGGGCTCCGGCGTTGAGTCGCACCGCACACCGCTGCACGTGGCACGCCAGGAGAGCCGGGCCCGCATTTGTCCCGGTGGCGCGGTGGCAGCGCCCTCTTGGGCGGCAGGCCAGACCCCGCCACCTCGGGGCGCGTGGCGATCCACGCGTTCCGTGACCGCGCCGCGGAGGCGCGGGGCCGCTCGCACGGATGGCCACAAAACGAACGAACGCCGCCCGCGAATGCGTGGCGGCGCTCGGAAGGTGAGGCCCGGGCAGGTGCCGGGGGCGCGAGGCCTAGTGAAGGCTCAGGCGACCTTGACGCCGTAACGCTCGGCGTAGGCCATGACCCCGATGCGGTCGATCGTGCGGATGTCGCGCGTCGTCAGCTTGAGGCTCACGAAACGACCCAGCTCGGGCACGTAGAGACGGCGCGTCTGGATGTTCACGTTCTGCCAGCGCTTCGTCTTGATGTTCGAGTGAGAGACGTTTTGCGCCTTCAGCTTGCGTTTGCCCGTGATGTCGCTCTTCGCCATGACTCGAACCCTTGAAGATGTTTGGCAACCTAGGTGTTAGGCCGCCGAAGGGAACGCGCAAACTAAGGGAACCACGCGGAATGTCAAGCGGGATGAGGCCCCCGGCGCCTATTTCGGCTCCAGCCGCCCCAGCCGGCCTACGAGGCCCGTGCAAAAGTCCTTCGTTTGAGCGAATCGGGCCGAACAGACGAGGGTCTGCTCGTCCATATAGAGGCGTCGGGCCAGCTCCACCTGAACCGCGTGCTGGCCGGCGTGGGGCCGGCCGTAGTGGCGCGTCGAGTAGCCGCCCTTGTACGGGTCGTCGTGCCGCACCGAGAGCCCGTGGGCGGCCGCGTGGGCGTCTACGGCGTCGATGAACGCCGCGCTGGCCGTGGTCCGGCCTTGGGTGCCGGGCACGACGTCCGCGCGAGGGACGGTCGCCGGGCTCCGGAGGCCGCGCCGCGCCGCGGCGGTCGAGTTGGAGGGCATCGAGTGGGCCGCGAGGAGCAGGGCAAAGCCGAACTTGGCCTGCTTGCGCGTCAAGATGGCCTGCACGGCCGCGTGATACGGGCGGTGGAGGGCCTGAATGCGAGCGTCGAGCTCGGCGCGGGGCAGGGGACGCGCGAGGGCCGGCTCGCCGTCGGTGGTGAGCCGCCACACGAGGCCCCGCGGCATCGAGCCGGGCGAGCGCGGCGGCAGGCTCCCGGGCCGCGGCTCGACGGCGGCGTCGTCCCAGTCGTCTTCGGCGCGGTTGAGGTCGAGCACGTAGCGGGACGTGTTGGCCACGATCAGTGTGGCGCCTTCGGCGGGAGCGTCGGCGTAGAGCGCGTCGACGTGGAGGTCCGCGTCTTGGCCCAAGGACCGGACCGGCGCGACCATCGCCGCGAGGTACGCCGGAGGGATCCACGTGCCCGCGTGCGGCACCTCGACGAGAACGGGCGACTCGCCACCCGTCGGCTCGAAGACGCTAAAGAGATCCACGGCCCCTTCCTATCATCGGTCTCGAGAGTCGGCGGGAGAGTTCTGATGCCTCGCTCTGCCGGCGCCCCGGCGGGGCGAGGTATTGATGCCGCCTGGCCAAATGTCCCCGTACACTTCGCCGATGGTCGGCCGATGGACTGCAGGAGCCGCCTTGGCGCTTGCGTCGCTAAGTGCGGTCGCGGCGTGCCAGGCGTTCTTGGCGTTCGATGAGGCATCGGCGGGGGCCGATGGCGGGGCCGTGGACTTGTCGGGGCTCGAAGCCTCGGCTGACTCCGCCGTCGGCGTCGTCGACAGCGGGCCCGCCGCTGATCCGATGCCGGGGTGCTTTCGGTGCAACATGACCCCGTCGAGGTACTGCGCCGTGGGACAGACCTGCTGCTACCTCAAAACAGACGAGGAAAATGTCTGCGAGTGGGACCGAAACGCGTGCCCTGCGAAGAGCTACCCCATCAGTTGCACCACCAGCGGGCACTGCTCGGCCATGGGCCGCATCGGTGAGGTCTGTTGCGGGTTGCCCAAGGCCCCCTATTTTGACGAGTTCAAATGCATGCCTGTGACCGACTGCGTTGCCGGATGGAAACGCACGTGCGTGTCGAACCAAGATTGCCCCGACGGCGGCAAGTGCATCGAAGCGGCCATCTTTAACACCTGCGAATAGCGTCAGGCGCGCGGGTGCGCTCGCGTGTATTGCCGCCGCACGTGATCTTGCGCGACGCGCGTGTAGATCTCCGTGGTGCCGAGGTCCGCGTGGCCGAGCATCGCTTGAACGGCGCGCAGATCCGCGCCGCCCTGCAAGAGATGCGTCGCGAAGGAGTGCCGCAGCTTGTGCGGCGAGATCGCCGCGCGAATGCCGGCGGCGGCGGCCATGCGCTTGATGTTCTTCCACACGGCTTGCCGAGTCATGCGCCTTCCGCTTGGCGACAAGAAGAGCGTGTGCTCGCCGGCGCCGGCGCGCGCTGCGAGCTTGGGCCGGACCTCCGTCAGGTAGCGATCGACGTGCGCGAGCGCGACCTCGCCCATGGGCACGAGGCGGCGCTTGCCGCCTTTGCCGAAGGCCGACACGAGCCCGCGGCGACGGTCGAGGTCGGCCACCTTGAGGCCCGTGAGCTCGCTCACCCGGAGGCCCGACGCGTAGAGCACGTGAAGCATCGCCGCGTCGCGGACGCCGCGCGCCTTCGACGTGTCGGGCATGGCGAGGAGCCGCTCGACCTCGTCGAACGACAGCACGCGGGGCAAGCGCCGTCCGAGCTTCGGACGTTCGAGGAGCAGCGTCGGATCTTCCGGCACGGCGCGCTCACGCACGAGGAACTTGAAGAAGCCGCGAAGGCCCGAGAGCTGCCGCGCGCTCGAGCGAGCGCCGAAGCCGCGCTTCAGGTTGCTCGCGAGGAGCGCGCCGAGGGCCTCGGGACCAATGGCTTCCACTGGCGTCTCGCCGACCGACTCGGCGAGCGCGTTGAGGTCGCGCGCGTAGGCGTCGAGGGTGTTCTTCGAGAGGGCGCGCTCAACGCGAAGATGGTCGAGGTACGCGTCGATCCAGCCGCTCAGTTCCATGCGCTGGCTCCGCGCCCTGAGGGCGCCTCGTCCGATGCGCTTTGGGCCTTCTCAACGCGATCAAGCCACGTCGCGAGGATGCGCTCGCCGTCGGGCGTCATGATGCTCTCGGGATGAAACTGCAGGCCCTCGAGCTCACGCGCCGCGTCGAAGATCGCCATCACGACGCCGTCCTTGGTCGATCTCGCGGTCACGCGCAGGTTGGCCGGCAGCGTCGCTTCGTCGACGACGAGCGAGTGGTACCGGCCCGCGACGAAGGGAGAGCCGACGGCGGCGAGTGAGCCCTCGCTTTGGTGACGCACGTCGCTCGCGCGGCCGTGGACGGGCAGGGGACCTTTGACGATGCGTGCGCCGTGGGCCGCGGCGATGGCTTGGTGGCCAAGGCAGATGCCCAGGATGGGCCTCTTGCCGCCGAGGCGCGTCACGAGCGGGACGCTGATCCCTGCGCTCTCCGGAGCGCACGGGCCGGGTGAGAGCACGATGCCGTCGTAGCGTGCCGCTTCGACGTCGCTCACCGAGACCTCGTCGTTGCGCACGACGTCGACAGAAGCGCCGAGCTTGCCGAGCGCCTGCGCCAAGTTGTGCGTGAACGAGTCGTAGTTGTCGACCAAGACGAGCCGCATCACGCGAAAGAGTAGCGCGCCTCCGCGCGGCGCTCACACTTCCGAGCGAACATCGCGGCGAAGGGCTACGGCGGAACGATCGTGATGCGCTGGGCCGCATCGAGCAGCTTCTTTTGTAGCTCGATCTGTGTTTGCAACGCCTCGAGCTTCGTCTTCGGGTCGGGGCTGCGCAGCGCCTGCGCGTAGCGAGGCAACTCATCGCGTCGCTGCTCGGCGAGCCGCAAGAGCTCGACGCGCCGGTCCTGCCCCACGGCGACCGCACTTGCGTGGTCGTCGCCGCTTGCACGACGGCTTCGGCGAGGGGTCGCGCCGCCGTCTCGAGCAGCTCGGCGGCCTTGGTTTCGTCGGTGCGCGAGAGGCCATCGGCCTTGCGAAGCTCGGTCTCCAGGCGTTGGTCCGCCGCCAAGACGCCTTCGAGCGACCGCGCGTCGCTCCGCTCGGCTTCGCGCGGGTCGTCCTTGACGCACGCCGCATGCAGCGCGGCGAAGCCCAGCAGGCCGATGCCGAAGAGCGCGCCGCGCCGCGCGTTCATGACTGGCCGACGGCCTGGACCGGCTGACGAAGCGGTACCAGGCGCTCGCCGGTCTCGAGCAGGGCGCGCAGCATCGAGCGATCGCCCTCGGTGAGGCCCGAAAAGGAGAGCGCCTGCTTGCGGCCGCGCCGCCAAACCTGACGGGCCCAGAGCCAAAGGCGGTCGCTCGTGCCGGGAACCTCGAGCTCCAGGGCAAAGCGGTCAGCAGAGCTGTCGGGCTCCAAGAGGCAACACACCCGGGCGCCGGTCTCTGACAGGTCGAGCAGGCGAACGACGTGGGGCCGGCCCTCGACGTACTTGTTCACCAGGATGCCGTGCAACGCGCTTCGATCGATGTTCCGTCGCTCACTCATGGGCCGAGCCTCCGAGCTAGCCTGGCGGCGCAGCCGTCACGGTCTAGCTGGCGCGCATTGTCCGACCTCGGGCGGGGCCGGGCCAACTCGCGTCCAAGTCGCGACCGCCGGTTGGGGTGACCGCCCCGCGTCGCGGGTGCTCTTCGGAGCGATCCCAAGTTTGGGCGCTCCAGGGTGTTCTTGGTCCGAGGGCCCAGAATGGCCCGCTTTGGCCCCGCGACGTCTCGAGAACGCTCCCGAGAATGAACCGCGCGTGCGAACGGCGTTTGACATCCGAGCCGCTGCCCCACTACCTTCGCCGCCGTTGCGGGGGCTCCCTCCCCATAGGGGCCAGTGAGCCGCTCGGAATCTCAGGAGATTCGATGGCCGACGAGAAGAAGCCGAAGATCGACCTCAAGGCTCGCCTCGGCAAGAACGCCGCCGGGGGCGCCACGCCTCCGCCGGCCGCCGTAGGAACGCCCGTACCGGGAGCGCCCGTGCCGGTGCCTGCACCGCCCGCGTCGGTCGTACCGCCCGTGCCCGGGATGGGCGGGGTCCGCGCGCCCGTGCCCGGTGTGCCCGTGGGGCGCCCGGCCAACATGGACGCGTCGAACCCGCTCGTCGCGGCTTTCGCGCAGCCGGCGGCTCCGCAGCCGGCGCCGCCGCCCCAGGCCCAGCGCATCGAAGTCGATGAGATGGCCGTGCAGCAGGCGCGCAAGGGCGCGCAGAAGCAGGGCCTCGTCATCGCGGCCATCGCGGCCGTCGCCTTCGCGGGCGTCGGGTACGTGGGTGGCCAGGCCTCCGAAGCCGGCGCGGCGCGCGCCAAGAGCAAGGCCGACGCGAGCGAGCTCGCCGCCGACGTCGCAAAGACTCGTGCGAGCCTCGAGAGCTTCGCGACCAAGATCGAGGAAGCGCGTACGAAGCTCATCAAAGAGCGCAAGTACCCCGACCAGCTCGGCAAGGAGCTTGGCGGCATCAACATCGACTTCGACGGCACCAAGCTCGCCGGTCGTCGCTTCAGCGGCTTCCCGCAAGAGACGACCAGCAACCTCGTCGAGTTCGTGACGCAGGTGCAGCAGCTCAACGACCGCAAGCGCGTCCTCCAGGGCCTGCTCTCTCGGTTGCAGAAGCCGCTGACCGAGCAGTTCAACGCGCCGCCCGGCGAGGTCGTGGTTCAACACGTCATCGCGGTCAGCAAGGATCCCGCGGGCAACATGGCGGGCTTCATCACGAACCTCGCGGCGCCGATCAAGGGCACCGCGCAGAAGCTCGACCTCGGCGCCGAGTTCACGTTCGCTAACCCCGGCGGCTCAGGCAACGCCAACGCGCCCGTCTTCAAGGGCGGCGATCTCTCGAAGCAACCGGGCGCCATCTACGTCGTCCCCGGCAGCTTCAACAAGGTCTGCCCGAGCGAGACCTCCGGCGCCACGGCGCAGCTCGGCGCCCAGATGCAGAACATCATCCGCGACGTCAAAGGCGATCAGGCGCCGGCGCCCACGCCCGGAAACGAGAACTTCGACGCGAAGCCGGGCTTGCTCGAGCGCGCCGACAAGCTCGCCAAGGGCCTCCAGGCCGTCAACAAGTAGCGGCTTCGGTAGTCTACGCGAGGGCGGTGACGAGATCGTCGCCGCCTTCGTCTTTTTGTGCGCTGATCTCGCGGTAGCCGCGGGCGAGGAGCGCCGTCGCTCGTACCGTGCGCGAGAGGTACGCGGGGGCGCGACCAAACGCCTTCGCCACCTTCGCGAAGCCTCCGTGCCGCTCGCCGTCCAGGATGATGATTGGCGTTCCCGGCAGAAGTTCGGCGGCCGCTGGCAGCCGCTCGAGGAGTGACTCGAGCGTGTCCGTTAGCGCGACCTCGAAGGCTCGAGCCTCGGCGGCGTCGTCGAAGGCGGCGAGGCCAAACGGCGGGCGTGGGCGCGAACCCGCGGATCCGCTGGGCACGAGGCGCAGCGCCGACGGTGGAGTCATGGCACCGACGGGGCCGGCGAGCGGCCCGGGATGACCTCAACCTTGACGACGCGCCGCTCGTCGGCGTCGCGGACGATGAGCTTCACGCCCTCGATGGTGACCGATGCGCCAACCTCGGGCACGCGGCCCGAGCGCTGCACGATCAGGCCGCCGATGGAGTCGACGTCGCCGGTCGTCGGCAAGTCGCGACCAAGCTTGTGCTCGAGATCGGAGATGGGGAGCGCGGCGTCGGCCAAGAGGCGCCCTTCGCCGAGTTCTTGAATCGGCGCTTCCGCGTCGGTGTCGTATTCGTCGCGGATATCACCGACGATCTCCTCGATGATGTCCTCGAGGGTGACGACGCCGCTGGTTCCGCCGAACTCGTCGGCGACGACAGCCATGTGGAGGCGTTTGGCGCGCATCTCGCGCAGGATGCTCAAGATCGGTTGCGACTCGACGACGAAGAGGACCGGCGAGCGGGCGAGCTCTTCGAGCTTCGCCTCCTTGTTGTCGCGCACGACGGCGAAGAGATCCTTCGCGTAGAGCAGCCCCACGAGGTTGTCGAGCGACTCACGGTACACGGGATATCGCGAGTGGCCTTCGCTGGTCACGAGCGCGAGGACCTCGCGAATGGGCGTCGTGATCTCAATGGCGCTGATGCGCGGCCGCGGGACCATGACCTCGCGCGCCGTGATGTCCTTGAATTCGAGCACGTTGCGGATCATTTCGGCGGGCTCGTTGGCGAGTGTGCCAGTGCGCTGGCCTTTCTCGACGATGAGCTCCACCTCGGTGCGCGTCGTGCGTGCGTCGACGGCGCGAACCTCGGTGACGTTGCGCGAGATGAGCTTGCCGACGTAGGCCAAGGGCTCGGCGACGGGCATCACCAGCCACTCGATGGGCCGAAGGAGCGCGAGCGCCGTGGCGCCGAACGACTCGACCCTCCGGCACGCGTAGGCGATGAGGATCTCGGCCAAAAGGCCGTAGGTCACGATGGTCCCGAGCACGGCCAAGACGAGGCTCGCCGCAAGCGAGAGACCGAAGGCGTCGGCGGCGCGCGCGAGGAAGACCGACGCGACGCTGATGGCGACGACGCGGCAGACGAGCCAACGGCCTAGGATGCGCTGGGGGTCGGCGGCGAAGCGCAGGAAGGGCGATTCGGCCTGACCGCGCTCTTCGGTGCCGTCGCCCTCGACGAGGACTTGCAGGCGCGCCTCGGGCAAGAGGACGAGCGCGCGGTCCGCGGCGGCGAAAAATGAACCGACGGCCGCCGTGCCCACCGCAAGAGATAGCCACACGCCGACCGTGCCTGCACTTGGACTGTCGAGCACTTTTCCTTGTCGCCTCCCGGCGCCACCCCGCCTCTGCAGGGTATCCCGGTATGCCACATGGTCAAGCTTCCCATGTAGGCAAGGGCGCGCCCGCAAACTTGGTCGCAACTTCGTCGGAGCGCCCGCCGATAAGGAGGTGTGATTCAGAAAACGACCGCGCCCACGGAAGCGCAAGCGCTGCACCATTCGAAGACGCCAGCGGCCACGAACGGGACGCTCGCGATCGAAAAGGAGCCTCGGCCTCCTGTCGCGGCCCTCGAGCGTCTCCCGTTCGCAGAGGTCTTGTGGCGCTCGCCGGAGGCCGACTCGACGGGGGTTAGTCTCGCGCGCTCTGCCGCGTCGGAGCGCGCAAAGCCATTCTCGTCGAAGGATGCGCTCGACGAAGAGCGCGCCCGCGACACCACGGGCGAACCCGTCGAGGCCGCGCCGCCGATGAGCGCTCTGGCGCCATCCACTTCGGCGCAAAGCGCCGCGCGGCCTGAGTTGGACTCCGCGCCGCTCGGCGAGCTGTTCGCGCGCCTCGTGACGGCAACGCAGCTCACCGACGGGGCGCGTCGCGCGACCCTTCGGATGGAGCTCGGTACGCGCGCGCAAGGGAGCGCCATCGTGGTGACGGCCGAAGGCTCGTCGGTGGAGATCGAGCTGAGCGGCGACGAGGGCCTCGACGCGGCGCGCCTTGAGGACAAGGTCACGTCGGCCCTCGCGCGCCGCGGCATTCGCGTGGAGCGGTTCACGGTGCGTTGACTCGGGCGTGACCCGACGTCGCCGCGCGAGGCGGCGGCTCAGGCCTCGTCAAGGACGCGCATGACGTTGCCGCGCAGGATCTTGCCGATGAGCTGGGGACGGAAGCCGGCTTTCAGGAGCGCGTCGGTCAAGAGCGGCAGGCCCGTCGGATCTTGCAGCTCTTTCGTCGGCACGATGAAGCCGTCCCAGTCGCTACCGAGGGCCGGCGCGTCTTCGCCGGCGACATCGACGATGTGCCGTAGGTGCGCGACGACCGCGTCGAGGCCTCCCTTGCCGACGAAGCGAGGGCAAAAGATGACGCCGATGCACCCGCCGGTCTCGGCGGCGGCGCGAAGCTGAGCGTCGTCGATGTTGCGCCAGTGGTCGAAGACGCCGAGGACGCCCGTGTGGCTGACGAGCACGGGTTTGCGTGCCATGGAACATGCGTCCAGAAAGCCGCGGCGATTGAGGTGCGCGAGGTCGACGAGCACGCCGAGGCTCTCGGCCCGCTCGACGAGGGCGCGACCCCAAGGCGTGAGGCCTTCGTCATGGCGCTCGCCGCGTCCGTAGGCGGGGAAGCCGGCCTCGTTGTCGCTGAAATGCAAGAGCCCGAGATAGCGAACGCCGCGCCGCGCGAAGTCTG contains the following coding sequences:
- a CDS encoding aminodeoxychorismate/anthranilate synthase component II — translated: MRLVLVDNYDSFTHNLAQALGKLGASVDVVRNDEVSVSDVEAARYDGIVLSPGPCAPESAGISVPLVTRLGGKRPILGICLGHQAIAAAHGARIVKGPLPVHGRASDVRHQSEGSLAAVGSPFVAGRYHSLVVDEATLPANLRVTARSTKDGVVMAIFDAARELEGLQFHPESIMTPDGERILATWLDRVEKAQSASDEAPSGRGASAWN
- the xerD gene encoding site-specific tyrosine recombinase XerD, with the protein product MELSGWIDAYLDHLRVERALSKNTLDAYARDLNALAESVGETPVEAIGPEALGALLASNLKRGFGARSSARQLSGLRGFFKFLVRERAVPEDPTLLLERPKLGRRLPRVLSFDEVERLLAMPDTSKARGVRDAAMLHVLYASGLRVSELTGLKVADLDRRRGLVSAFGKGGKRRLVPMGEVALAHVDRYLTEVRPKLAARAGAGEHTLFLSPSGRRMTRQAVWKNIKRMAAAAGIRAAISPHKLRHSFATHLLQGGADLRAVQAMLGHADLGTTEIYTRVAQDHVRRQYTRAHPRA
- a CDS encoding dipeptidase; its protein translation is MLGSDEARALHGEYPAIDLHADTLMWSRWLGYDLHKRHTPPLPMAALGGHVDVPRLREGGVGAQFFGLVSLPVAGSERGLARTIFEQIDALDEAIARKPGELHLARTAHDIERARRAGAVAALLGIEGAHALEGDIERLADFARRGVRYLGLLHFSDNEAGFPAYGRGERHDEGLTPWGRALVERAESLGVLVDLAHLNRRGFLDACSMARKPVLVSHTGVLGVFDHWRNIDDAQLRAAAETGGCIGVIFCPRFVGKGGLDAVVAHLRHIVDVAGEDAPALGSDWDGFIVPTKELQDPTGLPLLTDALLKAGFRPQLIGKILRGNVMRVLDEA
- a CDS encoding N-formylglutamate amidohydrolase → MDLFSVFEPTGGESPVLVEVPHAGTWIPPAYLAAMVAPVRSLGQDADLHVDALYADAPAEGATLIVANTSRYVLDLNRAEDDWDDAAVEPRPGSLPPRSPGSMPRGLVWRLTTDGEPALARPLPRAELDARIQALHRPYHAAVQAILTRKQAKFGFALLLAAHSMPSNSTAAARRGLRSPATVPRADVVPGTQGRTTASAAFIDAVDAHAAAHGLSVRHDDPYKGGYSTRHYGRPHAGQHAVQVELARRLYMDEQTLVCSARFAQTKDFCTGLVGRLGRLEPK
- the rpmB gene encoding 50S ribosomal protein L28, giving the protein MAKSDITGKRKLKAQNVSHSNIKTKRWQNVNIQTRRLYVPELGRFVSLKLTTRDIRTIDRIGVMAYAERYGVKVA
- a CDS encoding HlyC/CorC family transporter, which translates into the protein MWLSLAVGTAAVGSFFAAADRALVLLPEARLQVLVEGDGTEERGQAESPFLRFAADPQRILGRWLVCRVVAISVASVFLARAADAFGLSLAASLVLAVLGTIVTYGLLAEILIAYACRRVESFGATALALLRPIEWLVMPVAEPLAYVGKLISRNVTEVRAVDARTTRTEVELIVEKGQRTGTLANEPAEMIRNVLEFKDITAREVMVPRPRISAIEITTPIREVLALVTSEGHSRYPVYRESLDNLVGLLYAKDLFAVVRDNKEAKLEELARSPVLFVVESQPILSILREMRAKRLHMAVVADEFGGTSGVVTLEDIIEEIVGDIRDEYDTDAEAPIQELGEGRLLADAALPISDLEHKLGRDLPTTGDVDSIGGLIVQRSGRVPEVGASVTIEGVKLIVRDADERRVVKVEVIPGRSPAPSVP
- a CDS encoding PilZ domain-containing protein, which gives rise to MSERRNIDRSALHGILVNKYVEGRPHVVRLLDLSETGARVCCLLEPDSSADRFALELEVPGTSDRLWLWARQVWRRGRKQALSFSGLTEGDRSMLRALLETGERLVPLRQPVQAVGQS